A genomic segment from Paramixta manurensis encodes:
- the yhcN gene encoding peroxide/acid stress response protein YhcN yields the protein MKIKTTLATLSLLSLVTFGASAAQLLTNQQAENLQSVGTITVSGVGGSPMDYRQQLSQKADQQGASAYRIIEARTGDSWHATAELYK from the coding sequence ATGAAAATCAAAACAACCCTTGCAACCTTAAGCCTGCTTTCCCTGGTAACATTCGGCGCTTCCGCTGCACAGTTACTCACTAACCAACAGGCCGAAAATCTGCAATCTGTGGGAACTATTACCGTAAGCGGCGTCGGTGGTTCACCGATGGATTATCGCCAACAGCTTTCACAGAAAGCGGATCAACAAGGTGCCAGTGCGTATCGCATTATTGAAGCCCGCACCGGTGATAGCTGGCACGCCACTGCTGAGCTATATAAGTAA